A window from Cydia strobilella chromosome 9, ilCydStro3.1, whole genome shotgun sequence encodes these proteins:
- the LOC134743922 gene encoding uncharacterized protein LOC134743922, translated as MSFSGKKFRRTGASNLDDFFKESNAPEQYKKILCSSAPTWCYTMLDAQTLQCEVMADNFDMKHLFTLGVEQELMGVDGSKGAYITFTLEGDNVLKQRIRKPNGAIANFRREFYERSAIMTITMEGADVRKAHVFFEMVD; from the exons ATGTCGTTTTCTGGAAAAAAATTCAGAAGAACTGGTGCTTCAAATTTagacgatttttttaaagaatcaa ATGCTCCTGAACAGTATAAGAAGATTCTCTGCTCGAGCGCGCCGACGTGGTGCTACACGATGTTGGACGCGCAGACCTTACAGTGTGAGGTCATGGCGGATAATTTTGACATGAAACATCTATTCACGCTGGGCGTGGAACAGGAGCTCATGGGAGTTGACGGTAGTAAAGGG GCATATATCACATTCACTTTAGAAGGAGATAACGTGCTGAAACAAAGAATCAGAAAGCCGAACGGAGCAATTGCAAACTTCAGGAGGGAATTCTACGAACGTTCAGCTATAATG ACAATTACCATGGAGGGGGCGGACGTTAGGAAGGCACATGTTTTCTTCGAGATGGTCGActga